The Micromonospora siamensis genome contains the following window.
GACCAGGTCGTGGTCGTCGCTGCGACATTCCACCGCCAGCGCGCCCTGGGCGGGCGCGGGCAGCATGAGCATCGGGTCGAGCGTCTCGGTGATCACGTCGGCCCGACCGATCCGGACCAGACCGGCCCGGGCCAGGACGACCGCGTCCAGGTCGGCGTCCGGGCCGACGACCCGCCCGAGGCGGGTGTCGATGTTGCCCCGGATCGGCGTCACCTCCAGTTGGAGGCCGAGGGCGTGCAGCTGGGCGATGCGGCGCAGCGCGCCGGTGCCGATCCGCGAGCCGGGGGGCAGCTCGGCCAGCGTTCGGCCGTCGCGGGCGATCAGCGCGTCCCGCGGGTCCTGCCGGGGCGGCACCGCGGCGATGTGCAGGCCGGGCGCGTCCGCCGTGGGCAGGTCCTTGTAGGAGTGCACCGCGAGGTCGATGGTGCCGGCGGTCAGCGCGTCACGCAGGGCCGACACGAAGACGCCGACGCCGAGCCGGTGCACCGGGGCCGAGGAACGGTCCCCGGCGGTCACCACCTCGACCAGCTCGACGGGACGCCCGGTGGCGGCGGTCAGCGCGTCGGCGACCTGACCGGACTGGGCCATCGCCAGGGTGCTGCCCCGGGTGCCCAGG
Protein-coding sequences here:
- the hemC gene encoding hydroxymethylbilane synthase: MSTPLRLGTRGSTLAMAQSGQVADALTAATGRPVELVEVVTAGDRSSAPVHRLGVGVFVSALRDALTAGTIDLAVHSYKDLPTADAPGLHIAAVPPRQDPRDALIARDGRTLAELPPGSRIGTGALRRIAQLHALGLQLEVTPIRGNIDTRLGRVVGPDADLDAVVLARAGLVRIGRADVITETLDPMLMLPAPAQGALAVECRSDDHDLVELLAVLDHAPSRAAVVAERALLATLEAGCSAPVAAYAIIAEGEPASSAAEGDVVEEIYLRGAVISPDGTRDLRLSRTGTPADAAEIGKALAAELLELGADSILGQEGHAGPGTQQFGSTE